A stretch of the Photobacterium sp. CCB-ST2H9 genome encodes the following:
- the lnt gene encoding apolipoprotein N-acyltransferase: MRRIDNLNLWGRLLLAVPAGALATLSFAPYKFWFLAPLSLIIFFTLLQNQRPKTAFQTGLAWGLGLFGSGVWWVHVSIADFGGMPIAAGLFLMVLLIGYLAIYPALFGALLARFGQGRPFHQLMLIGPVLWLVLDWLRGWLFTGFPWLWLGYGQIHGPFASFAPILGVEGLTLALVLGCGALVAAGYYRNWKPLMIPALLLLLAYQAKGIDWVQPDPYKPVKVALVQGNIPQALKWQPDQRWPTLMKYLDLTRENWDADIIVWPEAAIPALEQQVGTFLSRLDEAARMNQSAVITGVLDRTGEGEYYNNILTLGVNRNGAYHYDTASRYSKHHLLPFGEFVPFGDLLRPLAPFFNLPMSSFSRGSFIQQNLEANGYALAPALCYEIAFSEQVRQNVSSGTDMLLTLSNDAWFGRSIGPHQHMEIAQMRALETGKPLLRATNTGVTAVVDYQGKIIAELPQFETGVLRATVTPTKGMTPFTSLGSWPLYLYLLWSVTLSWLLVKRRRGDFRDTNPQEGVH, translated from the coding sequence ATGAGACGAATCGACAATCTAAACCTTTGGGGACGGCTGCTTTTGGCCGTCCCGGCCGGTGCGCTGGCGACCCTGTCTTTCGCCCCTTATAAGTTCTGGTTCCTTGCTCCGCTCTCCCTCATTATTTTCTTTACCCTGCTGCAAAACCAACGTCCGAAAACCGCTTTCCAGACGGGTTTGGCATGGGGTTTGGGCCTGTTTGGCAGTGGTGTCTGGTGGGTTCACGTCAGCATTGCCGACTTTGGCGGGATGCCCATTGCCGCCGGACTCTTCCTGATGGTCCTGCTGATCGGCTATCTGGCGATCTACCCTGCATTGTTTGGTGCACTCCTTGCCCGGTTCGGCCAGGGCCGCCCTTTCCACCAGCTGATGCTCATCGGCCCGGTGCTCTGGTTAGTACTTGACTGGTTACGTGGCTGGCTGTTCACAGGCTTTCCATGGTTATGGCTGGGTTACGGCCAGATTCACGGACCATTTGCCAGTTTTGCGCCAATACTGGGTGTTGAAGGCCTGACACTTGCGCTGGTTCTCGGCTGCGGTGCTCTGGTTGCGGCCGGTTACTACCGCAACTGGAAACCACTGATGATACCCGCGCTGCTCCTGTTGCTGGCTTATCAGGCCAAAGGAATTGACTGGGTTCAGCCTGACCCATATAAGCCGGTGAAAGTCGCTCTGGTGCAGGGCAACATTCCGCAGGCCCTGAAATGGCAGCCGGATCAACGCTGGCCCACGCTGATGAAATATCTAGATCTGACCCGTGAAAACTGGGATGCCGATATTATTGTCTGGCCGGAAGCCGCTATACCGGCGCTGGAGCAGCAGGTCGGCACTTTCCTGAGTCGTCTCGATGAAGCGGCCCGGATGAATCAGAGTGCGGTGATCACCGGAGTGCTGGACAGAACCGGTGAAGGTGAGTATTACAACAATATCCTGACGCTGGGCGTCAATCGCAACGGCGCATACCACTACGATACGGCGAGCCGGTACAGCAAACATCATTTGCTACCGTTTGGCGAGTTTGTGCCCTTCGGGGACTTGCTGCGCCCGTTGGCACCGTTTTTTAACCTGCCGATGTCCTCGTTCAGCCGGGGTAGCTTTATCCAGCAGAATCTGGAGGCTAACGGTTATGCACTGGCGCCAGCGCTCTGCTATGAGATTGCGTTCAGCGAGCAGGTGCGCCAGAACGTCAGTTCAGGTACAGACATGCTGCTGACATTATCCAATGATGCCTGGTTTGGTCGTTCTATCGGCCCGCACCAGCACATGGAAATCGCCCAGATGCGCGCACTGGAAACCGGAAAGCCTTTGCTGAGAGCCACCAATACCGGTGTCACAGCCGTGGTCGACTATCAGGGCAAGATTATTGCAGAGCTGCCGCAGTTTGAAACCGGCGTCCTGCGTGCCACCGTTACTCCGACCAAAGGAATGACGCCTTTTACCTCGCTGGGCAGCTGGCCGCTCTATCTCTATCTGTTATGGTCCGTCACCTTGTCCTGGCTGCTCGTGAAACGGCGTCGGGGAGATTTCAGAGATACCAATCCGCAGGAAGGGGTACACTGA
- the corC gene encoding CNNM family magnesium/cobalt transport protein CorC (CorC(YbeX) belongs to the Cyclin M Mg2+ Exporter (CNNM) family, and was characterized as belonging to a set of three proteins, at least one of which must be present for CorA to function.), which produces MNDDNPQNSDGPSRKTFFERIGQLFQGEPQNKEELVSVIRDSEENALIDHDTRDMLEGVMQISEMRVRDIMIPRSQMVTIERSQKVEDLIDIIVDAQHSRYPVISDDKDHVEGILLAKDLLQYLRPDSEPFDLDVILRPAVVVPESKRVDRLLKEFREERYHMAIVVDEFGGVSGLITIEDILEQIVGEIEDEFDDEEEQEIRQLSKHTWNVKALTTIDDFNKLFQTNFSVNDIDTIGGLVMTSFGHLPSRGEVVELEGYSFKVTAADSRRIIQLQVTVPQEAHQPTMTP; this is translated from the coding sequence ATGAACGACGATAACCCCCAAAATTCTGACGGTCCGAGTCGAAAGACCTTCTTTGAACGTATTGGACAGCTCTTTCAGGGAGAGCCTCAAAATAAGGAAGAGCTGGTCAGCGTGATCCGTGATTCCGAAGAGAATGCCCTGATCGATCACGATACCCGCGACATGCTGGAAGGCGTGATGCAGATCTCCGAAATGCGAGTTCGCGACATCATGATCCCCCGCTCGCAAATGGTCACCATTGAACGTTCTCAGAAGGTTGAAGACCTGATTGATATCATTGTTGATGCCCAGCACTCACGCTATCCGGTTATCAGCGATGACAAAGACCACGTTGAAGGTATTCTGCTGGCCAAAGACCTGTTGCAGTATCTGCGTCCGGACAGTGAGCCGTTTGACCTCGACGTTATCCTGCGCCCGGCTGTTGTTGTGCCGGAAAGCAAGCGGGTTGATCGCCTGCTGAAAGAATTTCGGGAAGAACGCTACCACATGGCCATTGTGGTCGATGAATTTGGTGGTGTTTCCGGTTTGATCACCATTGAGGATATTCTGGAACAAATCGTCGGTGAAATCGAAGACGAATTCGATGACGAAGAAGAGCAGGAAATCCGTCAACTGAGTAAGCACACCTGGAATGTGAAGGCACTGACGACGATTGATGACTTCAACAAACTGTTCCAGACCAACTTCAGCGTCAACGACATCGATACCATCGGTGGTCTGGTCATGACCAGTTTTGGTCACCTGCCAAGCCGGGGTGAAGTGGTTGAACTGGAAGGTTATTCGTTCAAAGTTACCGCCGCGGACAGCCGCCGGATCATTCAGTTACAAGTGACGGTGCCGCAGGAGGCACATCAACCAACGATGACGCCCTGA
- the ybeY gene encoding rRNA maturation RNase YbeY, giving the protein MSVYLDLQLATADESGMPAVADFQRWLEAAVTPFQADAEVTVRLVDEAESQTLNRDYRGKDKPTNVLSFPFEAPPGVELELLGDLIICRQVVEKEAEEQNKPLLAHWAHMVVHGSLHLLGYDHIEDDEAEEMEALETEIMQGLGFANPYEADQY; this is encoded by the coding sequence ATGTCAGTTTATCTGGATTTACAGCTTGCCACTGCTGATGAAAGTGGCATGCCAGCGGTAGCCGACTTCCAGCGCTGGCTGGAAGCCGCCGTAACGCCATTTCAGGCGGATGCTGAAGTCACGGTCCGGCTGGTCGATGAAGCTGAAAGTCAGACCCTGAACCGGGACTACCGGGGGAAAGACAAGCCGACCAATGTGCTGTCATTTCCATTCGAAGCCCCGCCGGGTGTTGAGCTGGAACTGCTGGGCGATCTGATTATCTGTCGCCAGGTCGTTGAAAAAGAAGCTGAGGAGCAGAATAAACCCCTGCTCGCGCACTGGGCACATATGGTTGTACACGGCTCGCTTCATCTGCTAGGTTATGACCATATTGAAGATGACGAAGCCGAAGAAATGGAAGCTCTGGAAACCGAAATTATGCAAGGTTTAGGGTTTGCCAATCCTTACGAGGCTGACCAATACTAA
- a CDS encoding PhoH family protein: MLSKIITVELNLEPADNHRLASLCGPFDDNIKQLERRLGVEINHRSHSFSIVGQPHTAEATANILKDLYVDTAPVRNVIPDIEPEQIHLAIKESGVLEQDVSSSIPYGKEIHIKTKKGVIKPRTPNQAQYIANMVGHDITFGVGPAGTGKTYLAVAAAVDALERQEIRRILLTRPAVEAGEKLGFLPGDLSQKVDPYLRPLYDALFEMLGFERVEKLIERNVIEVAPLAYMRGRTLNDAFIILDESQNTTVEQMKMFLTRIGFNSRAVITGDVTQIDLPRGARSGLRHAIEVLADVDEISFNFFQATDVVRHPVVARIVQAYEVWETEDQKQRKLAEQRRREQQEARQVSSETE, from the coding sequence ATCTTGAGCAAAATTATTACTGTTGAACTGAATCTCGAACCCGCCGATAACCACCGCCTGGCCAGCCTTTGCGGTCCATTCGACGACAACATCAAGCAACTGGAACGCCGCCTCGGCGTTGAAATCAATCACCGCAGCCACAGTTTCAGTATCGTCGGTCAGCCACATACGGCCGAAGCGACAGCGAATATCCTGAAAGATCTGTATGTTGACACCGCCCCGGTGCGCAATGTGATCCCGGATATTGAACCGGAACAAATTCATCTGGCCATTAAAGAATCCGGCGTTCTGGAACAGGATGTCAGTTCAAGCATCCCTTACGGCAAAGAAATTCACATCAAGACCAAAAAAGGGGTGATTAAACCGCGTACCCCAAATCAGGCCCAGTACATTGCCAACATGGTCGGCCATGATATTACCTTTGGTGTGGGACCGGCTGGTACTGGGAAAACCTATCTGGCTGTTGCAGCTGCCGTTGATGCACTGGAACGTCAGGAAATCCGTCGGATCTTGCTGACCCGCCCTGCGGTTGAAGCCGGCGAAAAACTGGGGTTCCTGCCGGGGGATCTGAGCCAGAAAGTCGACCCTTATCTGCGCCCGCTCTACGATGCCCTGTTTGAAATGCTGGGTTTCGAGCGCGTCGAAAAGCTGATCGAACGCAATGTCATTGAAGTTGCCCCGCTGGCCTATATGCGCGGCCGCACACTGAACGATGCCTTTATCATCCTGGATGAAAGCCAGAATACCACGGTCGAACAGATGAAAATGTTCCTGACCCGGATTGGTTTTAACTCCCGTGCAGTCATCACCGGCGACGTCACTCAGATTGACCTGCCGCGCGGTGCCCGCTCCGGTCTTCGTCATGCCATTGAAGTTCTGGCCGATGTTGATGAGATCAGCTTTAACTTCTTCCAGGCCACCGACGTGGTTCGCCACCCGGTTGTCGCCCGAATTGTTCAAGCGTACGAAGTCTGGGAAACCGAAGATCAGAAACAACGTAAACTGGCTGAACAGCGTCGCCGTGAACAACAGGAAGCGCGTCAGGTCAGCTCTGAAACGGAATAA
- the miaB gene encoding tRNA (N6-isopentenyl adenosine(37)-C2)-methylthiotransferase MiaB codes for MAKKLLIKTWGCQMNEYDSSKMADLLNANGGYELTEEPEEADVLLLNTCSIREKAQEKVFHQLGRWKTLKDKKPDLVIGVGGCVATQEGDSIRERAPYVDVIFGPQTLHRLPEMISQSQSSEAPVMDISFPEIEKFDSLPEPRAEGPTAFVSIMEGCSKYCTFCVVPYTRGEEVSRPLDDVLFEIAQLAEQGVREVNLLGQNVNAFRGATHDGEIASFAELLRLVAAIDGIDRIRYTTSHPIEFTDDIIEVYKDTPEVVSFLHLPVQSGSDRILAMMKRPHTAIEYKSKIRKLRQARPEITISSDFIVAFPGESDQDFQDTMKLIREIDFDMSFSFIYSPRPGTPAADYPCDLPEDVKKQRLYELQQQINTQAMRYSRQMLDTEQRILVEGPSKKNIMELRGRTENNRVVNFEGSVDLIGQFVDVKITDVFNNSLRGELVRTEADMNLRIAMSPSEVMEKTRKEDELGVGVYTP; via the coding sequence ATGGCGAAGAAACTGCTTATCAAAACCTGGGGCTGTCAGATGAACGAATACGATTCATCCAAAATGGCCGATCTTCTCAACGCTAATGGCGGTTATGAATTAACAGAAGAACCAGAAGAAGCAGATGTACTGCTGCTGAACACCTGCTCGATCCGTGAAAAAGCTCAGGAAAAAGTTTTCCATCAGCTTGGCCGCTGGAAAACACTGAAAGACAAAAAACCGGATCTGGTGATTGGTGTCGGTGGCTGTGTAGCGACTCAGGAAGGGGATTCCATTCGTGAACGTGCTCCTTACGTAGACGTCATTTTTGGCCCTCAGACACTGCACCGTCTGCCGGAAATGATTTCTCAGTCGCAGTCATCTGAAGCGCCGGTCATGGATATCTCTTTCCCTGAGATTGAGAAATTCGACAGCCTGCCAGAACCACGGGCAGAAGGTCCGACAGCATTCGTTTCCATCATGGAAGGCTGCTCAAAATACTGTACTTTCTGTGTTGTTCCTTACACTCGTGGTGAAGAAGTCAGCCGTCCGCTGGACGATGTATTGTTCGAAATCGCACAACTGGCTGAGCAGGGCGTTCGTGAAGTCAACCTGCTGGGCCAGAACGTGAACGCCTTCCGTGGTGCAACTCATGATGGTGAAATCGCTTCTTTTGCTGAATTGTTGCGCCTGGTTGCCGCTATCGACGGCATTGACCGGATTCGTTACACCACCAGCCACCCGATTGAGTTTACGGACGACATCATTGAGGTCTACAAAGACACGCCGGAAGTGGTCAGCTTCCTGCACCTGCCGGTACAGAGCGGCTCAGACCGGATTCTGGCGATGATGAAGCGCCCGCATACGGCCATTGAGTACAAATCAAAAATCCGTAAGCTGCGTCAGGCCCGTCCTGAAATCACCATCAGTTCAGACTTTATCGTGGCGTTCCCGGGCGAATCCGATCAGGATTTCCAGGATACAATGAAGCTGATCCGCGAAATTGATTTCGACATGAGCTTCAGCTTCATTTATTCCCCTCGTCCGGGAACCCCGGCTGCAGATTACCCGTGTGATCTGCCTGAAGATGTGAAGAAACAGCGCCTGTATGAACTGCAGCAGCAGATCAATACCCAGGCCATGCGTTACTCACGTCAGATGCTGGATACAGAGCAGCGCATTCTGGTTGAAGGTCCATCAAAGAAAAACATTATGGAACTGCGCGGCCGTACCGAAAACAACCGGGTCGTGAACTTTGAAGGCTCTGTGGATTTGATCGGTCAGTTTGTCGATGTCAAAATCACGGACGTATTCAACAATTCCCTGCGTGGTGAACTGGTCCGCACTGAGGCTGACATGAACCTGCGTATTGCCATGTCTCCGAGTGAGGTCATGGAGAAAACCCGTAAAGAAGATGAATTGGGTGTAGGCGTTTATACTCCTTAA
- a CDS encoding 2-octaprenyl-3-methyl-6-methoxy-1,4-benzoquinol hydroxylase: MEQFDVVIAGGGMVGAAAALGMARQGRKVAVIEGERPAPFNESQAMDLRVSAISAQSVKLLKRLNAWDSICAMRLCPFRRLETWEHPECRTRFNAADLGLPELGFMVENRLIQLGLWQAFESLPNLTLICPARLAHFDRHEAGYQVTLDNGQVLQSRWLVGADGANSRVRQQANIGITAWDYRQHCMLINVETELPQQDITWQQFTPQGPRSFLPLPGHQGSLVWYDSPARIKQLSAMTSVQLETEIFRTFPAELGPIKVLNRGSFPLTRRHAQSYYSDGIVLLGDAAHTINPLAGQGVNLGFKDVEVLLDEMANGGQYWFETQVLKRYEQRRRPDNLLMQTGMDVFYKAFSNDLKPVVMLRNLGLRLAEHTGPLKHQVLKYALGL; this comes from the coding sequence ATGGAACAGTTTGATGTAGTGATCGCCGGCGGCGGTATGGTTGGTGCAGCAGCGGCACTGGGAATGGCCCGTCAGGGGCGGAAAGTGGCGGTGATTGAGGGGGAGCGCCCCGCACCTTTCAATGAAAGCCAGGCGATGGATCTGCGGGTCTCTGCAATCTCGGCCCAGTCGGTGAAACTCCTGAAGCGACTGAATGCCTGGGACAGTATTTGCGCGATGCGGCTTTGCCCGTTCAGACGGCTGGAAACCTGGGAACATCCGGAGTGCCGGACCCGGTTCAATGCCGCAGATCTGGGACTGCCAGAGCTGGGTTTTATGGTCGAAAATCGTCTGATTCAGCTGGGGCTGTGGCAGGCTTTTGAAAGTCTGCCGAATCTGACACTGATTTGCCCGGCACGGCTTGCCCATTTTGACCGTCATGAAGCGGGTTATCAAGTGACGCTGGATAACGGTCAGGTACTGCAATCCCGTTGGCTGGTTGGTGCGGATGGTGCAAACTCCCGTGTGCGCCAGCAGGCCAACATTGGGATCACCGCCTGGGATTACCGCCAGCATTGTATGCTGATCAATGTGGAAACTGAGTTGCCGCAGCAGGATATCACCTGGCAGCAGTTCACGCCGCAAGGACCTCGTTCTTTCCTGCCATTGCCCGGCCATCAGGGATCGCTGGTCTGGTATGACAGCCCGGCCCGGATCAAACAGTTATCGGCGATGACATCGGTACAACTGGAAACAGAAATTTTCAGGACGTTTCCGGCTGAACTGGGGCCAATTAAAGTGCTGAACCGAGGCAGTTTTCCGCTGACCCGGCGGCATGCGCAGTCCTATTATTCGGATGGTATTGTCTTGCTCGGTGATGCCGCACATACCATTAATCCATTGGCAGGGCAGGGTGTGAACCTGGGGTTCAAAGATGTGGAGGTTTTGCTGGATGAAATGGCAAACGGCGGCCAGTACTGGTTTGAAACCCAGGTGCTTAAGCGTTACGAACAACGACGCCGTCCGGATAACCTGCTGATGCAAACGGGGATGGATGTGTTCTATAAAGCTTTCAGTAATGATCTGAAACCTGTTGTGATGCTGCGGAATCTGGGACTCAGGCTGGCCGAACACACGGGGCCACTGAAGCACCAAGTGCTGAAATATGCTTTAGGGTTGTAA